In Calditrichota bacterium, the sequence TCCAGTTCCAATAGTATGGTTTTTGTGTATTATCCTACCGTCTAAAGAATAGACAATGAATTCGACCGGTTGGCTTTCGAGCGACAGGAGTTCGATACGTACATCGCCATTGCTTGGGTTCGGATATGGTGCCGAGATGAGCCATTCCTTTGAGTCATTCACTGTGTCGCTGGCGTCGGCTCCCAATGAGTGGTATATCTCTATGTAGATCACTCGCCGTTCAACAAGATACCCATCAGTGGCATTAATGAGGAGTGTGTCCCTTCCGGCGCGCCAATAAAACACTGAATCGACGGCTTCCTCAGCGAATGCCCCTCGACCATAGTGAACATAATCCGAACTTGTCCATCGAACATCAAAATATCCTTGTCCCGGATTTCCGCCGCTAACACGGTGATGGATAAGGTAGCCTACCGAATACCTTTCATAATTGGCACCCGGGGGCGGATAGGATATTCCCGGGCCTCGCCTTCGTCGATCTGAAGGAAAAGCACCGATGTCAGGAAAGGTCTCATCTGCATCGTACCCGATCCTCAATGACCCTGCATCAATCGCTTTGCATCCCGGAAGTATCCCATAGGGCCTATCACCAAAGGTGATGAAATGTGGCTCGAAGTAGATATTCTCCAACCGGTCGCAAGAGTCGCCGTTTGCATTCGTCATTGCCAATTCACCAACTCCTCGTGGAAGATAATCGATTCGGTTGTAATTGCGTCCGTTTCCCCATAGCATATTGTTATGAAATTCTCCACTAAAGGGTCTGTACTGAAAAACCCCGTACCAAATATTATTCACTATCATGTTATTGAAAACTGCGGCATTATTTTGGCCTCCGCCGAGAGTTATACCTTCGCGGACATTATTCGAAATCGTATTGTTGTAGACCCTGCGATATCCGTCGAGAAATACATTGAGACCGGCATGATTGGAATCGATCACGTTATGGTGAATTATACCGTAAGAAGCGATATTTATACCCACGCTATATGCCGCATTTTCAATCAGGCCGCAAAGCCGGACAATATTATTAAAGACAACCACTGTATCTGCAATAAGCCCCAACGCGTAATCTCGGCCCGATACAAATAGATTGCCCTCGCAAGTGGCGCTAACCGCTCCGTAGATTGCCACAAGTTTATATGATCCAATGAATTTACTCTCCGACAGAATAATCCTCTCGCAATCCATCGTATATAGACCAAAGGAATTGCAATATGATATGGTCGTAGAGTGAATGTCCAGCGATGCAAGACGATAGGCAAATACGCCTGTATCAGCCATGCTGATTGTCAAGTAACTCATATCTACCGTGACATCATTCTGTAGCAATCGGATTCCGCGCCACATCCTGTTAGGTCTGCGAGAAGAGAAACGGATTGAATCTTCCGAGGTTCCAGTGGCAACTATCATACCGTTAATATAGAAACCCAATGATGGGTCAAACAACACTGATACTCCCGGTCCAATCCTTAGCGTATCCCCCTCCGCCACCCACGTCGAATCGACAACGATGTAGGGGTTGCCCTCGCGCGTCCACTCGCCCGACACCCGCCCCGAGACCCACGTCGTGTCCGCGCATACCTCTCCCGCGCCCCCAACGATCCCCATCACCACCACAAGCAGCCACACAGCCAACCCCGCCGCCAGCCAATGTCTTCTCTCTTGCTTCATGATTTCACTTGTTACTTGCCTTTCATCCCGCCTTATGCCTTCGCCCACGCTGCACCTTTTCTAACTCATCACAAACGGCACTTCCTGCCCGCAATTCCAGCAACTGCCCGCTTCGATTCCAAGCACTTCAACCGTCTCTCCCAACCGCTTGACCAGCAGTTCTCCGCAGCCGGGGCATAGGCTGTCCAGGCCCGTTCCGGTCGTATTTCCGGGATAGACCCAGTCGAGGTAAGAGCGCGCCAAATCGCAGGCTTCGGCCAGAAACGCCGGATCGGTCGGCTGCTCGTCATAGCGGTGCGACGGGAAGAAGCGGGTCAGGTGGAGCGGTATTTGGCGGTCGAGTGCGGCGACCCACTTCGCGACGGCTTCGATTCGTTCCAGACGGTCGTTCACGCCGGTTACGACGAGGTGCGTAATTTCGACGTGCTTGCCGGCGTCGTGAGCCATCCGGATCGTCCGCTGGACGTCTTCCAGACGCCCGCCGCAATGGTGGCGATAGCAGGCGTCGTCGGACGACTTCAGGTCGATGTTGAAAGCGTCGGCGACCTCCAACAGTCGCTTCAATGGCTCGGCGTTGATGTAGCCGTTGGTGATGAAGACGTTGACCAGGTCGCGCTCGCGCAAGACGCGGCCGGCGTCGAGGAGGTATTCGAGCCAGATGAGCGGCTCGGCGTAGGTATAAGCCGCGCCGATGCCATCGACGGCATCGACCATATCGGCCAGTTCCTCCGGGCCGACCGACCGGGTCGGCGCGCGATTCTGGCTAATGGGCCAGTTCTGGCACCAACTGCAGGTGAGGTTGCAGCCGTTCGGGCCGACCGAGAGGATTTCGCTGCCGGGGTAGTAGTGATAGAGCGGCTTCTTTTCGATGGGATCGATCTGCAGCGAACAGACCTGGCCGTAGTTGACCGCGATCAGTTTACCGCCGATCACCTGCCGCCCGCCGCAGACGCCGATGTCGCCTTCGCCGAGGGTGCAATATAGCGGGCAAACCTCGCACCGGATGCGTCGTCCCTGGCGGCTCTGGAAAGGAACCTCGATCAGCGGCTGACCGACAAAGGAGGGACGCGCTGTAAGTCTTAGATTATCAT encodes:
- the amrS gene encoding AmmeMemoRadiSam system radical SAM enzyme, translated to MNDNLRLTARPSFVGQPLIEVPFQSRQGRRIRCEVCPLYCTLGEGDIGVCGGRQVIGGKLIAVNYGQVCSLQIDPIEKKPLYHYYPGSEILSVGPNGCNLTCSWCQNWPISQNRAPTRSVGPEELADMVDAVDGIGAAYTYAEPLIWLEYLLDAGRVLRERDLVNVFITNGYINAEPLKRLLEVADAFNIDLKSSDDACYRHHCGGRLEDVQRTIRMAHDAGKHVEITHLVVTGVNDRLERIEAVAKWVAALDRQIPLHLTRFFPSHRYDEQPTDPAFLAEACDLARSYLDWVYPGNTTGTGLDSLCPGCGELLVKRLGETVEVLGIEAGSCWNCGQEVPFVMS